The Cryptomeria japonica chromosome 2, Sugi_1.0, whole genome shotgun sequence region tatatgtactgttaagctatcaaggccaaatgaaatggccgacaaggtgccctcctgaatctatctcaactcctcctcggtcatcaactgttaaatagaccatgtaaataaaaattagtacttaatattatctagattataaatattcatttaaaatataacatgaactgtgaaaatacaattCTTACCACTACAtaatcaatgtatgatgatggtgcctcctcacctctaacATGCGAGGACTCGTCAGgctatcctccagtctgtgtcataacatctggtgcatcatgcatctcatgcacctcataatctgcactgtctgTGGGAGGATCAACGagttgtccaactagacccaagcatacatgccaacacatgacacaactatggggcacgcatatgtgtggagctgaggatgacgtgtcagcgctatcggatgcaccgctaccatcaaaagtaggctgagctaccgaaccaacctgagaaaccaaaaggctactcaaaaagtgaatagccgatatggttcatgaagccgcctcacaaatgatatctgaatgttgcactggaggtgggggatcaacaggaggagggggacatatgggccctagactactctgactgcgctaggtctattttggggcatacctaaacctacaccctagaaatgttggatgtcaaagtagttcacatgtttgcgtaaaacaaactcagcatacaatttttttatgaaatagaaggggacatcaagattgttattgggtggtttgtcgaaaaccatccaccaacgatcccaattttttttcacaataccatcatttgtgcatcatttaatagaaattttggtttttttggggtctacgggttgaccaatgcggggattcacaaacaatgaggcgatatcaGCTTttgatatcttgagatccttgatatccttatatgacaagtcatccacatatttttccctcatagaatctctccacaaaagggcgacattgtgcacctcagtcatggtttccatactctttattattgacgtgagaggatcaaacattgggtttagacgagaaATCCTACAATATAcatttgcaatccccctcaattcattcaaattttgtgcaatcaaatcctgaattgagggggggtttggcaaaggagggtttggttgttgtagttgtggttcatcaatgttttcattattatcccccattttaaacctaattgaatgtaaacaattgaatttagttaacaaatttaaacaattttgtatttgatttaaaaaaacctagttttcatgaaaaaaaccatattttcaatgaaaaatcaaataaatattaacaaaaaatataaaaattgaatgaaaatgattgaaaacaataaaaatcttacctttcaatctatttttttaatcaatttttggccaaaacaccggatatcaAATTCTTATAAAATCACGCAACCCgtgggttaaaaatgactcacgggctatcACAGTCGAAATATATTtctctcagaaaatcggatattcgatttttatacttaaattattttaaaataatattatattatatactatagttatattatataatataatatataatacatattgtattatattatataatatataatattatataatatataatattatataatatataatattatataatatataatataatataataatatattatataatatataatataatataataatatattatataatacgtattatataatatattatattatatattatataatatatataatataatatattattataatataatattatataatatatataatatcatatattatatattatataatatataataatataatatataatatataatatattatataatacgtattatataatatatataatataatatattattatattatataatatgtaatatataatattacattatatattatataatatattttttaatttaaaattacaaataaaaatcggatatccgatttgcataggtaattaccatgccaaggtgtactgacacccaggccaagcaaaaagtcaacacggattttcgtatttttaggcgagtggagaaggctatttttttcacatcgccactttttggccccccatgatcctgcactaaccctaaaTAGAAAGCTTGAGCTAGATACAATGCCTGCTCCAATTGCAAAAGTAGTAGTAATTCTTTGTCAAAGAGAAAATTAAAGTAAGAGCAATGCTAATTTAGTTCACCTTAAGGTcttaaacggtacatcggattttgactattttatttttgttgtctttgtatgcaacacaagtgtttatagctattgttttggctttggGTAGTTGCTGTGGGATTCATTATGCATTCAAGAGTCAAAAGGGGGTTATTTTGAGCTAATGTCCCATACATATTCCCTATTGCTGTAGTAACCATTCACTTTGACCACCACAAAATTTGTACAATTGATCCAATACTTAGGCACAAATACTCCATAATCGTGTGCCATTGGTATGAATAAAGTTGAACAATCGATCTAATTACTAACTTTTTTTCAGATATTGGATATACCAATGGACAACTATTAGTCTACTAGATAAATTTTTAGTGGGCTTTTAATTAACGAAATCCAATGAACCATAATTGAAACATGAGAAATAACTGAACCCCTTCTAGAAAAAAAACAAAGTTGTATAAAATAAAACTTTGGTAATTTTGAAACGCTTTTGGTATGAGCTGGAAGCCTGAGCGGCTTAGAAGGATCACAAAAGCATGACACTGATTTTAAGGTGGATTTCCATAAGTTGTTACTTAGATTTTTTAATTCAATTGTTTAGGTGGTGCCAGTTTATCAGTTTATCAGACTGTGTATAATATCTAGGCTATATTATATAACTGATAAGTGCTAGAAGCTTTTGAAGTTATTCAAACATTATATTTCAGTGCAATAAATGTGCAGAGCTTGTAATGGCAGAGCTGTGTAATAAGCTGTTTCTTTTTCTCAGTGTGTGGCTTACTTTATGCTGGATTGGATGTGTGGACTGTGTTGAGGAAGCCCATTCAGTTGTCAATGCTCATGGCATATGTGGAACCTTCGTTTGGAACAGAGGATACGACTGTACAGAATTCATTGTAATGTCCAAATCTGCATAGATTAAGATCTGAAGTTAACTGATCTATTTGAAATAAGGAACAATaagctttttgttttgtttgttttggcAGGTTCCGACTAAGGATGGATTTTTGCTTGCTGTACAAAAGATGTCTAACAGAGCATCGGGCACTTCCCGCAAGGAACCTGTTTTCTTACATCATGGATTAATGGAGGTCTTTAACATTATGTAACTTACGGTTGGATTTCTTTATCATATGATGTGGGTAATTGTGGTATTCATTTTTCTTTGTGGTTATCCTTTGATGAATATGGTTTTGTGCAGGGTGGTCAATCATGGCTTTTGAATGAGCCTAAAGAGTCTGTGGCGTTTATGTTGGCTGACTCTGGATATGATGTCTGGATCGCTAATGGGCGTACAACCACTTTCAGTTATGGCCACATTACATACAACAGAGCACAGAAGGTACTGCACACTGCACCTtaaattttttctttttcctttctccCGTCTTCATCGTTTTTCCTTCTGCACACTACTCCTtaaattttttctttttcctttctccCATATATTCGTTTTTTCTGTTTTAATGGTTTTCCCAAGAAATTTATGGGTAGATTTTTTATGATATGAAGAGTAAAGTGGCTTTCACGATCTGTAATGCCCACATAGAGCGGCTTTTCATCCTTGTCGACATAGCTCCTGTTTTAAATGCATTTTTACCATGATCCGTCTCTTTTGGTCGGCCTCATCCCAAGCAGCGCCAGCTTTTATAAAAGTGATGGTCGCAATTCGTTAAGCGACCTTGCAATCATTTTTTTATTGCCTTGTTAATCCATCTTTACAATTATATATGATCAGCTTAGGACAGTCCATAGTTTTGTTTAGACAAGAGCTGAGAACAGACTGTCTTGCCTAGGGGGAAAGAGTTTCAACAACCTTCACGTTGTATTTTGATTTTGGATAAATTTAGTCAAACTGTTTCAGACAATGAAGGTAAGTCGATAAAATAGAGTGGGTTGTAATCATTAATGgatcaaaaaattttaaaaaattattattggtATGTGTTTAGTATATGTCTTTAAGCTTCGTCAACAGTTTTTATGAGATTTTTAATTGGGATGGTAGGTATTTCTTGAATTGATAAATCTTTAAGGAGAAACAGCCAGTTCAATTCCTTATAAATGCATTACCTAAATAATTTGTAGTTAAGATTTTTTTACACATATttatatgttaaatttatttaataagataGGAATCTTTCTTGAAAATCTTAGATGCCATCTtatcttatattattattaattgtcataaaatataaaattaagacACTCGTCATCATCTTAATCTTAACTAGTCATGTATCTCAACCTTGTTTATATAAACAAGATTTCATATATACATTTCATTGTATTGCATAGATTAACCAGATAAAATGTAAGAGGTTTCAAGGAATTCCATTCTAACATTAAAATGTTGACAATATATCAATTGCTGTGAGGTATTCAATGACAGTTTCCATGGGTGAACATGCAGGAATTCTGGGATTGGAAGTGGGACGATCTGGTAGAATATGATATATCATCAATGCTGCATTTTGTAAACTATATGACCGGGCAACCCATTTACTACGTTGGTTATTCTCAGGTCAAGTCTCTTTCTTAAAGCTCTGTTCTTATTAAATCACCGATTTCTCTGAGTATAGACTTACTTAAAGTGGTCTTCTAATGCCAGGGTGCAATGTCCGGATTTGCAGCATTTACAGATAATCAAATATCCAGCCTTGTGAAGAAGGCTGCCATGCTGAGCCCTGTTGCTTATTTAAACCATGTTTCTTCTCCCCTAGTCACCGCAGCTGCCTGGCTATTTGTAGATAAGGTAAACATCAAAGAACAAAGGTTAAATTGTATTCTTTCTGAATGGATTATCATAGTAGCAAGAGCAGTTTTCTATGCGATTCTGACAAGTAATGAATTTGTATAGGTGGATATACTTCTTGATATGTATGAATTCAATCTCTCAAGGTAAGAAAATAGTCTCAGACTTCTGAGAATCTGAGTAAGGCTAGGAAATGCATTGGTGGTCATCCCAAGTGAAATAGCAATCCAGATGTATTTGAGCCCAACATGTACTTTAAAGTGATTGAAATGGTTGTGTTAGTCTTAATTTTtgtgaaaaatatatataattgatTCTAAAAATAATCTTTTGAATAAACTAATTTTATATGATATTATATAGTGCATCAGAAACGCAACTGTTGCAGACGATATGCGAAAATACACAAATTCATTGCCAGGACTTGGACTTGTTGGCCTTAATTACAGGTTCCTATATTGGTTCATGCAATCATATTTTACAAATTGATAAATTGAACAACGTATTACTTATATTTCAATTTAGATACATGAATATTTTAATTTGTAAACATTAGAATTATTCATGTAGTGATCACGAATCTATACGACTTGAAGCAGGGCCATCATGCTGTATAAACAAATCAAGGAATGCCTACTACTCCAAATACCCAGAGTCCACCTCGACGAAAAACTTGGCCCAATTGGCTCAGTGTAAGTCGAGTTCACCCATGTCTTACATTCTGAAATTTCATCGTATGAGACACCCAATTGTGAGCACCTTTTGGTTGCATTAATATTAGTCAGCTTCTTTTACAGTGTTGCGATCTGGCAGATTTGGAAAGTATGATTATGAATTGACTGGGAATCTGTTGCATTATGGGAGAACCTTCCCTCCATCCTATGACTTGTCTGCAATTCCAAAGAGTCTGTCGTTTTTTCTTGCTCATGGAGGAAATGATCCGCTGGCGGATTCAGAGGATGTGACACAACTTGCAGAGAAGCTGCCAGGAAAAGTAAAGATGTTGCTGATGCCCAACTATAACCATGGGGATATGATGCTGGGTACCTCTGCCCACACAGATGTGTACCCTCATATCTTGAAATTCTTCCACTAGACTAGTAGCGTTTTTAAGGCATAATTTGTGAAGTCGAgaacatcattttaaaaaaaactgtcaatgttgcttttctttcACTAATTTGTTATATTGATATAAATCTAGAGTCGAAATATTATTCAGAATATTGCAATTGAACTTTCAAAATGGTacttttgcatctcaccctaaaatTCGTTGTGGGAGCCATGGTTCAAATTTGATCATTTCCCTTTGAAAAATTCTTATGATGGCCAAATCATGTTGCCCTTCATCTTGGGGCTGAAAATATTAATATGTTCTTTACATTAATATAAAATATGTGTTCTATATATCTTTGTAGCCTAGAACATGCTAATAAAAGTCTAAACTCAACATATATATGGTTCCACTTGTTTTTGTCTATTATGGCTTATAACATATGA contains the following coding sequences:
- the LOC131046170 gene encoding triacylglycerol lipase 1, translating into MAELCNKLFLFLSVWLTLCWIGCVDCVEEAHSVVNAHGICGTFVWNRGYDCTEFIVPTKDGFLLAVQKMSNRASGTSRKEPVFLHHGLMEGGQSWLLNEPKESVAFMLADSGYDVWIANGRTTTFSYGHITYNRAQKEFWDWKWDDLVEYDISSMLHFVNYMTGQPIYYVGYSQGAMSGFAAFTDNQISSLVKKAAMLSPVAYLNHVSSPLVTAAAWLFVDKVDILLDMYEFNLSSASETQLLQTICENTQIHCQDLDLLALITGPSCCINKSRNAYYSKYPESTSTKNLAQLAQLLRSGRFGKYDYELTGNLLHYGRTFPPSYDLSAIPKSLSFFLAHGGNDPLADSEDVTQLAEKLPGKVKMLLMPNYNHGDMMLGTSAHTDVYPHILKFFH